One stretch of Clavibacter michiganensis DNA includes these proteins:
- a CDS encoding MarR family winged helix-turn-helix transcriptional regulator, which yields MPDSPDLSQSLRAGVMRLARRLRAEKADHELSDSQFVVLALLLRDGPTSPGRLAEIERVTAPSMNRTVNCLVEAGYAERSPAPDDGRRVTVSITDAGRTVVQETRRQRNAWLSLRLGELTAAERATLGEAAALLGRMAAS from the coding sequence ATGCCCGACTCCCCCGACCTCAGCCAGAGCCTGCGCGCCGGCGTGATGCGCCTCGCGCGCCGCCTGCGCGCGGAGAAGGCCGACCACGAGCTGAGCGACAGCCAGTTCGTCGTGCTCGCCCTGCTCCTCCGCGACGGGCCGACGAGCCCCGGCCGCCTCGCCGAGATCGAGCGCGTCACCGCCCCGAGCATGAACCGCACGGTCAACTGCCTCGTCGAGGCGGGCTACGCCGAGCGCTCCCCCGCCCCGGACGACGGCCGCCGCGTCACCGTCTCCATCACGGACGCCGGCCGGACGGTCGTGCAGGAGACCCGCCGGCAGCGGAACGCCTGGCTCTCCCTCCGCCTCGGCGAGCTCACCGCCGCCGAGCGTGCCACCCTCGGCGAGGCCGCGGCCCTCCTCGGCCGCATGGCCGCGTCGTGA
- a CDS encoding mechanosensitive ion channel family protein, protein MDLPALLAVPAVAVTVTLLVAVAAALLVTAVVALAVRVVARRREWAAQLVARVRRPFRVLLVVVAVWIALRASVMPGEVRDGLDHLLHVITIVAAAWLVCALAIFFEDLGLSRYRMDVADNRIARRVRTQVLIIRRLTVVAIVVVAIGAILLTFPGARAAGASVLASAGLVSIVAGLAAQSTLANVFAGMQLAFSDAIRVDDVVIVETEWGRVEEITLTYVVVHIWDDRRMVLPSTYFTTTPFQNWTRTKSELLGAVELDLDWRATPASMREELDRVLATTDLWDGRVSVLQVTDAVGGFVRIRVLVSAVDAPTLFDLRCLVRERLVAFLHEHSPQSLPRTRVQMVDPDERGDAPRAGRRAADAEPTGLFSGTAQADTRAGLFTGPISTVPAEERIDLEVDGDRWRTRD, encoded by the coding sequence GTGGACCTGCCCGCCCTGCTCGCCGTGCCCGCCGTCGCCGTGACCGTCACGCTGCTCGTGGCCGTGGCCGCCGCCCTGCTCGTCACCGCGGTCGTCGCCCTCGCCGTCCGCGTCGTCGCCCGCCGCCGGGAGTGGGCGGCGCAGCTGGTCGCCCGCGTCCGCCGCCCCTTCCGCGTGCTGCTCGTGGTGGTCGCCGTCTGGATCGCGCTCCGCGCCTCCGTGATGCCGGGCGAGGTGCGCGACGGGCTGGACCACCTGCTGCACGTGATCACGATCGTCGCCGCCGCCTGGCTGGTGTGCGCCCTCGCGATCTTCTTCGAGGACCTCGGGCTCAGCCGCTACCGGATGGACGTGGCCGACAACCGGATCGCGCGCCGGGTCCGCACGCAGGTCCTCATCATCCGGCGGCTCACGGTGGTCGCGATCGTGGTGGTCGCGATCGGCGCGATCCTGCTGACGTTCCCCGGCGCCCGGGCCGCGGGCGCGAGCGTCCTCGCCTCCGCCGGCCTCGTGTCCATCGTCGCGGGCCTCGCCGCGCAGTCCACGCTCGCCAACGTGTTCGCCGGGATGCAGCTCGCCTTCAGCGACGCGATCCGCGTGGACGACGTCGTGATCGTCGAGACGGAGTGGGGGCGCGTGGAGGAGATCACGCTGACCTACGTGGTCGTCCACATCTGGGACGACCGGCGGATGGTGCTGCCGTCCACCTACTTCACGACCACGCCGTTCCAGAACTGGACCCGCACGAAGTCCGAGCTGCTCGGCGCGGTCGAGCTCGACCTCGACTGGCGCGCGACGCCTGCGAGCATGCGCGAGGAGCTCGACCGGGTGCTCGCGACGACCGACCTCTGGGACGGCCGCGTCTCCGTGCTCCAGGTGACGGACGCGGTCGGCGGCTTCGTGCGGATCCGCGTGCTCGTCTCCGCCGTCGACGCGCCCACGCTGTTCGACCTGCGCTGCCTCGTGCGCGAGCGCCTCGTCGCGTTCCTGCACGAGCACAGCCCGCAGTCGCTGCCGCGGACGCGCGTGCAGATGGTGGATCCGGACGAGCGCGGCGACGCGCCCCGCGCGGGACGCCGTGCCGCCGATGCCGAGCCGACGGGCCTGTTCTCGGGCACCGCGCAGGCGGACACGCGCGCGGGCCTGTTCACCGGGCCGATCTCCACGGTGCCCGCGGAGGAGCGCATCGACCTCGAGGTCGACGGCGACCGCTGGCGCACGCGCGACTGA
- a CDS encoding glycoside hydrolase family 15 protein: MAMRIEDYALIGDCHTGALVGRDGSIDWLCLPRFDSASMFGALLGTEEHGAWKLAPASPEATVSQRTYLGNTFVLWTRWETPEGAVEVTDFMSMGDRRADVVRRVRGISGTVRMQGDLRLRFGYATALPWIRKLDGDDPRLVAVAGPDAVVVRGPELTATNRHHGVAFDVSAGETVDTTLTWYPSHRSEPPAFDVDAAVEHTTEWWESWASSIEHSGPHQAAVRRSLLVLRALTHEDTGGIVAAATTSLPEQFGGARNWDYRYVWLRDASLTLEVLLAHGFEHEADEWRTWLLRAIAGDPGDVQIMYGLSGERYLPERDLDSLPGYQGSGPVRVGNGAFEQYQADVIGEVMLALQAARDAGVGETEFSWPLQRALIGFVEENWERQDSGIWEIRGAEQHFTHSRAMIWAALDCAVQGVERHGLDGPVEQWKALRDRVRDEILDKGVDPATGAFRQHYGTTEVDASLLILAQAGFCAYDDPHMLATVEAMERTLMHEGFLLRYDTSAGVDGLPAGEYPFLACSFWLVEQYARSGREADGRALMERLVALGNDVGLLSEEYDPVGKRQAGNMPQALSHLALVRAADALEAAAAAHPDDLDRAHREGNAALAHAEAARGA, translated from the coding sequence ATGGCCATGCGCATCGAGGACTACGCACTCATCGGGGACTGCCACACGGGAGCGCTGGTCGGCCGCGACGGCTCCATCGACTGGCTGTGCCTCCCCCGCTTCGACTCCGCCTCCATGTTCGGGGCCCTCCTCGGCACCGAGGAGCACGGCGCGTGGAAGCTCGCGCCCGCCTCCCCCGAGGCCACCGTCTCCCAGCGCACCTACCTCGGCAACACGTTCGTGCTCTGGACGAGGTGGGAGACGCCCGAGGGTGCGGTCGAGGTCACCGACTTCATGTCCATGGGCGACCGGCGGGCCGACGTCGTCCGGCGCGTCCGCGGGATCAGCGGCACCGTGCGGATGCAGGGCGACCTGCGCCTGCGCTTCGGCTACGCGACCGCGCTGCCGTGGATCCGCAAGCTCGACGGCGACGACCCGCGCCTCGTCGCCGTGGCCGGGCCCGACGCGGTCGTGGTGCGCGGTCCCGAGCTCACCGCGACGAACCGCCACCACGGGGTCGCGTTCGACGTCTCCGCGGGCGAGACGGTCGACACGACGCTCACCTGGTACCCCTCCCACCGCAGCGAGCCGCCGGCCTTCGACGTCGACGCCGCCGTCGAGCACACCACAGAGTGGTGGGAGTCGTGGGCCAGCTCCATCGAGCACTCCGGCCCGCACCAGGCCGCGGTCCGCCGGTCGCTGCTCGTGCTCCGCGCGCTCACGCACGAGGACACCGGCGGCATCGTCGCGGCGGCCACCACGAGCCTCCCCGAGCAGTTCGGCGGCGCCCGCAACTGGGACTACCGCTACGTGTGGCTCCGCGACGCGTCGCTCACCCTGGAGGTGCTCCTCGCGCACGGCTTCGAGCACGAGGCCGACGAGTGGCGCACCTGGCTCCTGCGCGCCATCGCGGGCGATCCGGGCGACGTGCAGATCATGTACGGCCTCAGCGGTGAGCGGTACCTCCCCGAGCGCGACCTCGACAGCCTGCCCGGCTACCAGGGCTCGGGCCCGGTTCGCGTCGGCAACGGCGCGTTCGAGCAGTACCAGGCCGACGTCATCGGCGAGGTGATGCTCGCGCTCCAGGCCGCGCGCGACGCGGGCGTCGGCGAGACCGAGTTCTCCTGGCCGCTGCAGCGCGCCCTCATCGGCTTCGTCGAGGAGAACTGGGAGCGGCAGGACAGCGGCATCTGGGAGATCCGCGGCGCCGAGCAGCACTTCACGCACTCGCGGGCCATGATCTGGGCGGCTCTCGACTGCGCCGTGCAGGGCGTCGAGCGGCACGGGCTCGACGGGCCGGTGGAGCAGTGGAAGGCGCTGCGCGACCGGGTGCGCGACGAGATCCTCGACAAGGGCGTGGACCCCGCGACCGGCGCCTTCCGCCAGCACTACGGCACGACCGAGGTCGACGCCTCGCTCCTGATCCTCGCCCAGGCCGGCTTCTGCGCCTACGACGACCCGCACATGCTCGCGACGGTCGAGGCGATGGAGCGGACGCTCATGCACGAGGGGTTCCTGCTGCGCTACGACACGAGCGCGGGCGTCGACGGCCTGCCCGCCGGCGAGTACCCGTTCCTCGCCTGCTCGTTCTGGCTGGTCGAGCAGTACGCCCGGTCCGGCCGCGAGGCCGACGGCCGCGCGCTGATGGAGCGGCTCGTCGCGCTCGGCAACGACGTCGGGCTGCTCTCGGAGGAGTACGACCCGGTCGGGAAGCGCCAGGCGGGCAACATGCCGCAGGCCCTGTCGCACCTCGCGCTCGTGCGAGCGGCGGACGCCCTGGAGGCGGCGGCGGCCGCGCATCCGGACGACCTCGACCGCGCGCACCGGGAGGGCAACGCCGCCCTGGCGCACGCCGAGGCGGCGCGCGGGGCGTAG
- a CDS encoding amino acid permease, which produces MTRSESDRSTVTPDPDFVAQDFSHEQEGYQHGLKPRQLQMIAIGGAIGTGLFLGAGGRLASAGPALAIVFLICGVFAFFILRALGELVLHRPSSGSFISYAREFYGEKFAYAAGWMYFLNWATTAIVDVTAVALYMHYWSAFTAAPQWLLALIALAVVLALNLVAVKVFGEMEFWFALVKVAALVVFLIVGIVWLAWSFPVTVGGAEVQTGWTVLQQNGGVFPQGLVPVVLVVQGVVFAYAAIELVGTASGETQDVEKVIPRAINSVVFRIAIFYVGSIVLLSLLLPYTAYSADQSPFVTFFSSLGSPQVGAIAGSVMNFVVLTAAMSSLNAGLYSTGRVLHSMGMNGSAPKFTTVMSKGGVPFGGIMLTGSITLLGVGLNALVPKQAFEIVLNVAALGIVAGWGTIILCQMRLRTWAKQGKAKEPTFRLPGAPVTSWLTLAFLVSVLVLMAIDWPIGTLTVASLVVIIPLLVVGWYLQRDRILEIARVREGITGPFPVTGRDAADQRKR; this is translated from the coding sequence ATGACACGAAGCGAGAGCGACCGCAGCACCGTCACGCCCGATCCGGATTTCGTGGCGCAGGACTTCAGCCACGAGCAGGAGGGCTACCAGCACGGCTTGAAACCCCGCCAGCTCCAGATGATCGCCATCGGCGGCGCCATCGGCACCGGCCTCTTCCTCGGCGCCGGCGGCCGGCTGGCCTCCGCCGGTCCCGCCCTCGCGATCGTCTTCCTGATCTGCGGCGTCTTCGCCTTCTTCATCCTCCGGGCGCTCGGCGAGCTGGTGCTGCACCGGCCGAGCTCCGGGTCCTTCATCTCCTACGCCCGCGAGTTCTACGGCGAGAAGTTCGCCTACGCCGCGGGCTGGATGTACTTCCTCAACTGGGCGACAACCGCCATCGTCGACGTGACCGCCGTCGCGCTTTACATGCACTACTGGTCGGCGTTCACGGCGGCCCCGCAGTGGCTGCTCGCCCTCATCGCGCTCGCCGTCGTGCTCGCGCTGAACCTCGTCGCCGTGAAGGTCTTCGGCGAGATGGAGTTCTGGTTCGCGCTCGTGAAGGTCGCCGCCCTCGTCGTCTTCCTCATCGTCGGCATCGTGTGGCTGGCCTGGAGCTTCCCCGTCACGGTGGGCGGCGCCGAGGTGCAGACCGGCTGGACCGTCCTCCAGCAGAACGGCGGGGTCTTCCCGCAGGGCCTCGTCCCCGTCGTCCTGGTCGTGCAGGGCGTCGTCTTCGCCTACGCCGCCATCGAGCTGGTCGGCACCGCCAGCGGCGAGACGCAGGACGTCGAGAAGGTCATCCCGCGCGCCATCAACTCGGTCGTCTTCCGCATCGCGATCTTCTACGTCGGATCCATCGTGCTGCTCTCGCTCCTGCTCCCCTACACGGCGTACAGCGCCGACCAGAGCCCCTTCGTCACCTTCTTCTCGAGCCTCGGATCGCCCCAGGTGGGCGCGATCGCCGGCTCCGTCATGAACTTCGTCGTGCTCACGGCCGCCATGTCGAGCCTGAACGCCGGCCTCTACAGCACGGGCCGCGTGCTCCACTCCATGGGCATGAACGGGTCGGCGCCGAAGTTCACGACCGTCATGTCGAAGGGCGGCGTGCCGTTCGGCGGCATCATGCTGACCGGATCCATCACGCTGCTCGGCGTCGGCCTCAACGCCCTCGTGCCGAAGCAGGCGTTCGAGATCGTGCTGAACGTCGCCGCGCTCGGCATCGTCGCGGGCTGGGGCACGATCATCCTGTGCCAGATGCGCCTGCGCACCTGGGCGAAGCAGGGTAAGGCGAAGGAGCCGACGTTCCGCCTGCCGGGCGCGCCCGTGACCTCGTGGCTCACGCTCGCGTTCCTGGTCAGCGTGCTCGTGCTCATGGCCATCGACTGGCCGATCGGCACGCTCACCGTCGCCTCGCTCGTCGTGATCATCCCGCTCCTGGTCGTCGGCTGGTACCTCCAGCGCGACCGGATCCTCGAGATCGCCCGCGTGCGCGAGGGCATCACCGGCCCCTTCCCCGTGACCGGGCGCGACGCGGCCGACCAGCGCAAGCGCTGA
- a CDS encoding glucose-6-phosphate dehydrogenase yields MPATSTLLILGASGDLSARLLLPGLGELLAHRPDLDLQLVGAGTEEWDDERWREVVRTSFASLGAEGPAVDRVLAGTTYQAADVTAEADLERLIGACEAAPAVYFALPPAVTEKACEAMTRITLPEGTSLSLEKPFGTDLASAQALNRLLATLVPEERTHRVDHFLGRSTVRNLLGLRFANRLLEPVWNAQHIASVEIVYDEQLALEGRARYYDGAGALADMIQSHLLQVMAVFAMEPPATTDARDIRDQKALVLRATRPWGGDPVASSRRARYSAGDVEGRELPAYADEEGVDPARGTETLAEMTVEIANWRWAGVPFRLRSGKALKDHRREIVVTFQPAPHVPTGLTGADEPDRIRILIAPDELHLELNVNGPADPDVIDRAELVTAFDPGDLPPYGQVIDGILSEDESLSVRGDTAEECWRIVEPVVAAWRAGEVPLEEYPAGSAGPWVGPQVAPKG; encoded by the coding sequence ATGCCCGCGACCTCCACGCTCCTCATCCTCGGCGCCAGCGGCGACCTCTCCGCGCGCCTCCTCCTCCCCGGCCTCGGCGAGCTCCTCGCCCACCGCCCCGACCTCGACCTCCAGCTGGTGGGCGCGGGCACGGAGGAGTGGGACGACGAGCGCTGGCGCGAGGTCGTCCGCACGTCGTTCGCCTCGCTCGGCGCCGAGGGCCCCGCGGTCGACCGCGTGCTCGCCGGCACCACCTATCAGGCCGCGGACGTCACGGCAGAGGCCGACCTCGAGCGCCTCATCGGAGCGTGCGAGGCCGCACCTGCCGTGTACTTCGCCCTGCCGCCCGCCGTGACGGAGAAGGCCTGCGAGGCGATGACCCGCATCACGCTGCCCGAGGGCACGTCGCTGTCGCTCGAGAAGCCGTTCGGCACCGACCTCGCGAGCGCGCAGGCGCTCAACCGCCTGCTCGCGACGCTCGTGCCCGAGGAGCGCACGCACCGGGTGGACCACTTCCTCGGCCGGTCGACCGTGCGCAACCTCCTGGGGCTCCGCTTCGCCAACCGCCTCCTCGAGCCGGTGTGGAACGCGCAGCACATCGCGAGCGTCGAGATCGTCTACGACGAGCAGCTCGCGCTCGAGGGGCGCGCCCGCTACTACGACGGCGCGGGCGCCCTGGCCGACATGATCCAGAGCCACCTGCTGCAGGTGATGGCCGTCTTCGCGATGGAGCCGCCCGCCACCACCGACGCGCGCGACATCCGCGACCAGAAGGCGCTCGTGCTCCGCGCGACGCGGCCGTGGGGAGGCGACCCGGTGGCCTCCTCCCGGCGGGCGCGCTACTCGGCCGGCGACGTCGAGGGGCGCGAGCTGCCCGCCTACGCCGACGAGGAGGGCGTGGATCCCGCGCGCGGCACGGAGACGCTCGCGGAGATGACGGTCGAGATCGCGAACTGGCGCTGGGCGGGCGTGCCGTTCCGGCTGCGCTCGGGCAAGGCGCTGAAGGACCACCGGCGCGAGATCGTCGTGACCTTCCAGCCCGCCCCGCACGTGCCCACCGGTCTCACGGGCGCGGACGAGCCCGACCGGATCCGCATCCTCATCGCCCCCGACGAGCTGCACCTGGAGCTCAACGTGAACGGCCCGGCCGACCCCGACGTCATCGACCGCGCCGAGCTCGTCACCGCCTTCGATCCCGGCGACCTGCCGCCCTACGGACAGGTCATCGACGGCATCCTCTCGGAGGACGAGAGCCTGTCGGTGCGCGGGGACACGGCGGAGGAGTGCTGGCGCATCGTCGAGCCGGTCGTCGCCGCGTGGCGCGCGGGCGAGGTGCCGCTCGAGGAGTACCCGGCCGGATCCGCGGGTCCGTGGGTTGGCCCGCAAGTGGCGCCGAAGGGCTGA
- a CDS encoding alpha/beta fold hydrolase, protein MDIATNPLDGTRIAYRTFGSRPADGDPRDPASAPVVLVHGTALSQAIWRGFGWVRALSPTRQVITLDLRGHGRSDVPHEPAAYAMDLMVADVVAVLDAVGASAVHHVGYSLGARVGFSLAAAHPDRLLSTSSLGGSPRSGVGVFDRVFFPGCIEALETGGMPGFLEAWERHSGHPVDAATRGAFLADDARALAAYMRESERDAGVPDQVVAGSAVPLLLVAGTRDPERLRAAHHVKALRPDAPLVELAGATHADTPRHPDALPAVARFLDAL, encoded by the coding sequence GTGGACATCGCGACCAACCCCCTCGACGGCACGCGCATCGCCTACCGGACCTTCGGCTCCCGGCCAGCCGACGGGGATCCCCGTGACCCGGCCAGCGCGCCCGTCGTCCTGGTGCACGGCACGGCCCTGTCGCAGGCGATCTGGCGCGGCTTCGGCTGGGTGCGCGCGCTGTCGCCGACGCGGCAGGTGATCACGCTCGACCTCCGCGGCCACGGGCGGAGCGACGTCCCGCACGAGCCGGCCGCCTACGCGATGGACCTGATGGTCGCCGACGTCGTGGCCGTGCTCGACGCGGTCGGCGCGTCCGCCGTCCACCACGTGGGCTACAGCCTCGGCGCGCGCGTCGGCTTCTCGCTGGCCGCCGCCCACCCCGACCGCCTCCTCTCCACGTCGAGCCTCGGCGGATCCCCGCGCAGCGGCGTCGGCGTCTTCGACCGCGTGTTCTTCCCCGGCTGCATCGAGGCGCTGGAGACCGGCGGCATGCCCGGCTTCCTCGAGGCGTGGGAGCGGCACAGCGGGCACCCGGTGGACGCGGCGACGCGCGGGGCCTTCCTCGCGGACGACGCGCGGGCGCTCGCCGCCTACATGCGCGAGTCGGAGCGGGACGCGGGCGTGCCCGACCAGGTCGTCGCCGGATCCGCGGTGCCGCTGCTGCTCGTCGCGGGCACGCGGGACCCCGAGCGGCTGCGCGCGGCGCACCACGTGAAGGCGCTCCGACCGGACGCGCCGCTCGTGGAGCTCGCGGGCGCCACGCACGCCGACACCCCGCGGCACCCGGACGCGCTGCCGGCCGTCGCGCGCTTCCTCGACGCGCTCTGA
- a CDS encoding MFS transporter, translating into MSAVFRSLRAPNYRIWFAGALVSNVGTWMQRTAQDWIVLTELTRYDATAVGIVMALQFGPMLLLSPYAGLIADRYDKRRVLMITQGTMAVLGLGLGLVVLSGRAELWHVYLFALLLGIASALDAPARQSFVSELVSDDDLSNAVALNSASFSAARMIGPAVAGVLIAGVGTGWVFLINAVSFIAVLIALTRLRVGELRRPERVARSRGQLREGFRYIGGRPDIMVILVIVFLVGAFGYNFPIFTSTMASVEFGKGATEFGLLSSSLAVGSVAGALLSARRERPRIRLVFVGAALFGIATGLAAIAPTYLLFAGALVIVGVVSQTLMTSANSTVQLTVEPRMRGRVMAVYMAIFVGGTPLGAPIVGWVANTWGPRAAVMVGAASGIVAALIAIAWLVLHRHLRVSYRIHRTPHLLVTHDGDGRGRDRREDAREDIEADEAVARRT; encoded by the coding sequence GTGAGCGCCGTCTTCCGGAGCCTCCGCGCCCCGAACTACCGCATCTGGTTCGCCGGCGCGCTCGTCTCCAACGTCGGCACGTGGATGCAGCGGACCGCCCAGGACTGGATCGTCCTCACCGAGCTCACCCGCTACGACGCCACGGCCGTCGGCATCGTCATGGCGCTGCAGTTCGGCCCCATGCTCCTGCTGTCCCCCTACGCCGGCCTCATCGCCGACCGGTACGACAAGCGCCGCGTGCTCATGATCACGCAGGGCACCATGGCGGTCCTCGGCCTCGGGCTCGGCCTCGTGGTGCTCTCGGGACGGGCCGAGCTCTGGCACGTCTACCTCTTCGCGCTCCTGCTGGGCATCGCCTCCGCGCTCGACGCCCCCGCCCGCCAGTCCTTCGTCTCCGAGCTGGTCTCCGACGACGACCTGTCGAACGCCGTCGCGCTCAACTCGGCGTCGTTCAGCGCCGCCCGCATGATCGGCCCGGCCGTCGCGGGCGTGCTCATCGCCGGGGTCGGCACCGGCTGGGTCTTCCTCATCAACGCCGTGAGCTTCATCGCCGTGCTCATCGCGCTCACGCGGCTCCGCGTCGGCGAGCTCCGTCGCCCGGAGCGCGTCGCCCGGTCGCGGGGACAGCTGCGCGAGGGCTTCCGCTACATCGGCGGGCGTCCCGACATCATGGTGATCCTCGTGATCGTCTTCCTCGTCGGCGCGTTCGGCTACAACTTCCCGATCTTCACCTCCACCATGGCGAGCGTCGAGTTCGGCAAGGGGGCGACCGAGTTCGGGCTGCTCTCCTCGAGCCTCGCCGTGGGATCCGTCGCGGGCGCCCTGCTGTCGGCCCGCCGCGAGCGGCCCCGCATCCGCCTGGTGTTCGTGGGCGCCGCGCTCTTCGGCATCGCGACCGGGCTGGCCGCGATCGCGCCCACCTACCTGCTCTTCGCCGGGGCGCTCGTGATCGTGGGCGTCGTCTCGCAGACCCTCATGACGAGCGCCAACAGCACCGTGCAGCTCACCGTCGAGCCCCGCATGCGCGGCCGCGTGATGGCCGTCTACATGGCGATCTTCGTCGGCGGCACGCCGCTCGGCGCGCCGATCGTGGGCTGGGTCGCGAACACGTGGGGCCCGCGGGCCGCCGTCATGGTGGGCGCGGCCAGCGGCATCGTCGCCGCCCTCATCGCCATCGCGTGGCTCGTGCTGCACCGGCACCTGCGCGTCTCGTACCGGATCCACCGCACGCCGCACCTGCTCGTCACGCACGACGGCGACGGCCGCGGCCGCGACCGCCGAGAGGATGCGCGCGAGGACATCGAGGCCGACGAGGCGGTCGCCCGCCGCACCTGA